In Brachypodium distachyon strain Bd21 chromosome 2, Brachypodium_distachyon_v3.0, whole genome shotgun sequence, one genomic interval encodes:
- the LOC100836437 gene encoding uncharacterized protein LOC100836437 isoform X3, whose amino-acid sequence MSGGAGTGNSPRRVIKPQRRYMPSSAEQVEERSRLLSKMDAFYREACARLAVEASPATLARFLNAGVSVGLLDPVSNIMANTLVTSDIGPDLMDKDKVFDDTKLGEMAKRSLDGLVAFLVYFFPYLAGWDALRYLLVADADLLVAARLIVADRGMMGFSITSLASVPAFQAALRLAAQVSKHPQPQRFANVWMSLSSQLQQVMAIQNQPHAAKMEGERQRQQCRTSTPGLYDAVRKVEQQRPCASAKEAYEAASTAALHPDPEAHAVFLSSTKEMLKGPALLLLQTGDQLTSENVQFLASLFSSRQKPTPEQIEKKNPYPVLAGKRRSEAQQRRIKTKVKAALGKHLLQDGEPMYELHIICGANENVGSPEYCDDQDVDVYDDDACRAPCKFCYSHVNFLVTRKDSPAGSYPLLFFAEFDDDEEGKSLCCRVDVPTPFAGGIGRNQRITCIGIGWRWRWGYANFPKCRYVDTFFDRVLSGPEHVRCLYCESEGTKLVHPASGKFHGREELFEEAICEDRNDWLICENEYAVQHMYAVDEDFMYIDMRCIS is encoded by the exons ATGAGCGGCGGTGCGGGCACCGGCAACAGCCCCCGCCGCGTGATTAAGCCGCAGCGTCGTTATATGCCCTCCTCAGCGGAGCAAGTCGAGGAGAGGTCGCGGCTCCTCTCCAAGATGGACGCCTTCTACAGGGAGGCTTGCGCTCGACTCGCCGTGGAGGCTTCGCCCGCCACACTCGCCCGCTTCCTCAATGCCGGCGTCTCCGTCGGCCTCCTCGACCCCGTCTCCAACATCATGGCCAACACCCTCGTCACTTCCGACATCGGCCCCGACCTCATGGACAAGGACAAGGTCTTCGATGATACCAAGCTGGGAGAGATGGCCAAGCGCTCACTCGACggcctcgtcgccttcctagTCTACTTCTTCCCCTACCTCGCCGGGTGGGACGCCCTTCGCTACCTGctcgtcgccgacgccgacctcctcgtcgccgcgcgcctcATCGTGGCGGACCGCGGCATGATGGGGttctcgatcacctccctggcATCAGTGCCGGCCTTTCAGGCAGCCCTCAGATTGGCCGCTCAGGTCTCCAAGCATCCGCAGCCCCAACGCTTCGCCAATGTTTGGATGTCGCTGTCCTCTCAACTGCAACAAGTGATGGCGATCCAGAACCAGCCACATG CTGCCAAGATGGAGGGGGAACGCCAGCGACAACAATGCAGGACCAGCACACCCGGCCTCTATGATGCTGTCAGGAAGGTGGAGCAACAAAGGCCGTGTGCCAGTGCCAAGGAAGCCTATGAAGCTGCATCCACTGCAGCATTGCATCCCGACCCCGAAGCTCATGCAGTATTTCTCAGTTCAACCAAGGAGATGCTCAAGGGGCCtgccctcctcctgctgcaaACCGGAGATCAACTCACTTCAGAAAATGTGCAGTTCCTCGCTAGCTTATTTTCTTCCAGACAGAAGCCAACTCCTGAACAAATTGAAAAGAAGAACCCATATCCCGTGCTAGCTGGAAAGAGGCGTTCCGAGGCTCAACAAAGAAGAATCAAAACAAAGGTGAAAGCTGCATTGGGCAAACACTTGCTACAAGATGGG GAGCCCATGTACGAGCTTCATATTATCTGTGGCGCGAACGAAAATGTTGGTAGCCCGGAATACTGCGATGACCAGGATGTGGATGTCTATGATGATGATGCGTGCCGTGCCCCGTGCAAATTCTGTTACTCCCATGTAAATTTTTTGGTGACCCGGAAGGATTCTCCCGCAGGGAGTTATCcattacttttttttgctgaattcGATGATGACGAGGAGGGCAAATCCTTATGCTGCCGTGTGGATGTGCCAACTCCATTTGCAG GAGGAATTGGTAGAAATCAACGGATCACATGTATCGGTATcggatggagatggagatggggATACGCCAATTTTCCAAAATGCAGATATGTGGACACGTTTTTTGACCGTGTTTTGTCTGGACCAG AACATGTTCGGTGCCTGTACTGTGAGTCTGAAGGGACAAAGCTTGTGCATCCTGCATCAGGAAAATTTCATGGGAGAGAGGAGTTGTTCGAGGAGGCTATCTGTGAAGATCGTAATGATTGGCTTATCTGCGAGAACGAGTACGCTGTTCAACACATGTATGCAGTGGACGAGGATTTCATGTACATCGATATGAGGTGCATCAGTTAG
- the LOC100836437 gene encoding uncharacterized protein LOC100836437 isoform X2, protein MSGGAGTGNSPRRVIKPQRRYMPSSAEQVEERSRLLSKMDAFYREACARLAVEASPATLARFLNAGVSVGLLDPVSNIMANTLVTSDIGPDLMDKDKVFDDTKLGEMAKRSLDGLVAFLVYFFPYLAGWDALRYLLVADADLLVAARLIVADRGMMGFSITSLASVPAFQAALRLAAQVSKHPQPQRFANVWMSLSSQLQQVMAIQNQPHGMNLVTIQRLLGGESIPDLGKAWDLATSRPPYNNIADMPYQATRALRMALLDTIRGFYLRALASLPRAELRSRYHRSMLKAGYCYGPLDPVSNIIVNTIWYDVMFAAPQPPVLEMIGPRSLTRLESRSFYGLASFLQTRYHNLSEHEVVQSLVANCAYLSLADPNFDAATQGVDHLPFADLNIAIGAAAKMEGERQRQQCRTSTPGLYDAVRKVEQQRPCASAKEAYEAASTAALHPDPEAHAVFLSSTKEMLKGPALLLLQTGDQLTSENVQFLASLFSSRQKPTPEQIEKKNPYPVLAGKRRSEAQQRRIKTKVKAALGKHLLQDGEPMYELHIICGANENVGSPEYCDDQDVDVYDDDACRAPCKFCYSHVNFLVTRKDSPAGSYPLLFFAEFDDDEEGKSLCCRVDVPTPFAEHVRCLYCESEGTKLVHPASGKFHGREELFEEAICEDRNDWLICENEYAVQHMYAVDEDFMYIDMRCIS, encoded by the exons ATGAGCGGCGGTGCGGGCACCGGCAACAGCCCCCGCCGCGTGATTAAGCCGCAGCGTCGTTATATGCCCTCCTCAGCGGAGCAAGTCGAGGAGAGGTCGCGGCTCCTCTCCAAGATGGACGCCTTCTACAGGGAGGCTTGCGCTCGACTCGCCGTGGAGGCTTCGCCCGCCACACTCGCCCGCTTCCTCAATGCCGGCGTCTCCGTCGGCCTCCTCGACCCCGTCTCCAACATCATGGCCAACACCCTCGTCACTTCCGACATCGGCCCCGACCTCATGGACAAGGACAAGGTCTTCGATGATACCAAGCTGGGAGAGATGGCCAAGCGCTCACTCGACggcctcgtcgccttcctagTCTACTTCTTCCCCTACCTCGCCGGGTGGGACGCCCTTCGCTACCTGctcgtcgccgacgccgacctcctcgtcgccgcgcgcctcATCGTGGCGGACCGCGGCATGATGGGGttctcgatcacctccctggcATCAGTGCCGGCCTTTCAGGCAGCCCTCAGATTGGCCGCTCAGGTCTCCAAGCATCCGCAGCCCCAACGCTTCGCCAATGTTTGGATGTCGCTGTCCTCTCAACTGCAACAAGTGATGGCGATCCAGAACCAGCCACATGGTATGAACCTTGTAACCATCCAAAGGTTGCTCGGCGGAGAGTCGATTCCTGACCTGGGGAAAGCGTGGGACCTTGCGACTTCAAGGCCACCTTACAACAACATTGCCGATATGCCGTACCAAGCCACCCGAGCTCTGAGGATGGCGCTTCTTGACACAATTCGTGGCTTCTACCTGCGGGCACTTGCCAGCCTGCCGCGTGCAGAGCTGCGTAGTCGCTACCACCGCAGCATGCTCAAGGCTGGTTACTGCTACGGCCCCTTGGACCCTGTCTCCAACATCATTGTCAATACGATATGGTATGATGTCATGTTCGCAGCACCACAACCACCGGTGCTTGAAATGATCGGCCCAAGGAGCCTCACCCGCTTGGAGAGCCGCTCCTTTTATGGCCTTGCCTCATTCCTCCAAACCCGCTACCACAATCTGTCCGAGCATGAAGTTGTGCAAAGCctagtcgccaactgcgcttaCCTGTCCTTGGCTGATCCAAACTTTGATGCTGCTACTCAGGGGGTTGATCATCTGCCATTTGCTGACCTGAACATCGCCATTGGTGCAGCTGCCAAGATGGAGGGGGAACGCCAGCGACAACAATGCAGGACCAGCACACCCGGCCTCTATGATGCTGTCAGGAAGGTGGAGCAACAAAGGCCGTGTGCCAGTGCCAAGGAAGCCTATGAAGCTGCATCCACTGCAGCATTGCATCCCGACCCCGAAGCTCATGCAGTATTTCTCAGTTCAACCAAGGAGATGCTCAAGGGGCCtgccctcctcctgctgcaaACCGGAGATCAACTCACTTCAGAAAATGTGCAGTTCCTCGCTAGCTTATTTTCTTCCAGACAGAAGCCAACTCCTGAACAAATTGAAAAGAAGAACCCATATCCCGTGCTAGCTGGAAAGAGGCGTTCCGAGGCTCAACAAAGAAGAATCAAAACAAAGGTGAAAGCTGCATTGGGCAAACACTTGCTACAAGATGGG GAGCCCATGTACGAGCTTCATATTATCTGTGGCGCGAACGAAAATGTTGGTAGCCCGGAATACTGCGATGACCAGGATGTGGATGTCTATGATGATGATGCGTGCCGTGCCCCGTGCAAATTCTGTTACTCCCATGTAAATTTTTTGGTGACCCGGAAGGATTCTCCCGCAGGGAGTTATCcattacttttttttgctgaattcGATGATGACGAGGAGGGCAAATCCTTATGCTGCCGTGTGGATGTGCCAACTCCATTTGCAG AACATGTTCGGTGCCTGTACTGTGAGTCTGAAGGGACAAAGCTTGTGCATCCTGCATCAGGAAAATTTCATGGGAGAGAGGAGTTGTTCGAGGAGGCTATCTGTGAAGATCGTAATGATTGGCTTATCTGCGAGAACGAGTACGCTGTTCAACACATGTATGCAGTGGACGAGGATTTCATGTACATCGATATGAGGTGCATCAGTTAG
- the LOC100836437 gene encoding uncharacterized protein LOC100836437 isoform X1 has product MSGGAGTGNSPRRVIKPQRRYMPSSAEQVEERSRLLSKMDAFYREACARLAVEASPATLARFLNAGVSVGLLDPVSNIMANTLVTSDIGPDLMDKDKVFDDTKLGEMAKRSLDGLVAFLVYFFPYLAGWDALRYLLVADADLLVAARLIVADRGMMGFSITSLASVPAFQAALRLAAQVSKHPQPQRFANVWMSLSSQLQQVMAIQNQPHGMNLVTIQRLLGGESIPDLGKAWDLATSRPPYNNIADMPYQATRALRMALLDTIRGFYLRALASLPRAELRSRYHRSMLKAGYCYGPLDPVSNIIVNTIWYDVMFAAPQPPVLEMIGPRSLTRLESRSFYGLASFLQTRYHNLSEHEVVQSLVANCAYLSLADPNFDAATQGVDHLPFADLNIAIGAAAKMEGERQRQQCRTSTPGLYDAVRKVEQQRPCASAKEAYEAASTAALHPDPEAHAVFLSSTKEMLKGPALLLLQTGDQLTSENVQFLASLFSSRQKPTPEQIEKKNPYPVLAGKRRSEAQQRRIKTKVKAALGKHLLQDGEPMYELHIICGANENVGSPEYCDDQDVDVYDDDACRAPCKFCYSHVNFLVTRKDSPAGSYPLLFFAEFDDDEEGKSLCCRVDVPTPFAGGIGRNQRITCIGIGWRWRWGYANFPKCRYVDTFFDRVLSGPEHVRCLYCESEGTKLVHPASGKFHGREELFEEAICEDRNDWLICENEYAVQHMYAVDEDFMYIDMRCIS; this is encoded by the exons ATGAGCGGCGGTGCGGGCACCGGCAACAGCCCCCGCCGCGTGATTAAGCCGCAGCGTCGTTATATGCCCTCCTCAGCGGAGCAAGTCGAGGAGAGGTCGCGGCTCCTCTCCAAGATGGACGCCTTCTACAGGGAGGCTTGCGCTCGACTCGCCGTGGAGGCTTCGCCCGCCACACTCGCCCGCTTCCTCAATGCCGGCGTCTCCGTCGGCCTCCTCGACCCCGTCTCCAACATCATGGCCAACACCCTCGTCACTTCCGACATCGGCCCCGACCTCATGGACAAGGACAAGGTCTTCGATGATACCAAGCTGGGAGAGATGGCCAAGCGCTCACTCGACggcctcgtcgccttcctagTCTACTTCTTCCCCTACCTCGCCGGGTGGGACGCCCTTCGCTACCTGctcgtcgccgacgccgacctcctcgtcgccgcgcgcctcATCGTGGCGGACCGCGGCATGATGGGGttctcgatcacctccctggcATCAGTGCCGGCCTTTCAGGCAGCCCTCAGATTGGCCGCTCAGGTCTCCAAGCATCCGCAGCCCCAACGCTTCGCCAATGTTTGGATGTCGCTGTCCTCTCAACTGCAACAAGTGATGGCGATCCAGAACCAGCCACATGGTATGAACCTTGTAACCATCCAAAGGTTGCTCGGCGGAGAGTCGATTCCTGACCTGGGGAAAGCGTGGGACCTTGCGACTTCAAGGCCACCTTACAACAACATTGCCGATATGCCGTACCAAGCCACCCGAGCTCTGAGGATGGCGCTTCTTGACACAATTCGTGGCTTCTACCTGCGGGCACTTGCCAGCCTGCCGCGTGCAGAGCTGCGTAGTCGCTACCACCGCAGCATGCTCAAGGCTGGTTACTGCTACGGCCCCTTGGACCCTGTCTCCAACATCATTGTCAATACGATATGGTATGATGTCATGTTCGCAGCACCACAACCACCGGTGCTTGAAATGATCGGCCCAAGGAGCCTCACCCGCTTGGAGAGCCGCTCCTTTTATGGCCTTGCCTCATTCCTCCAAACCCGCTACCACAATCTGTCCGAGCATGAAGTTGTGCAAAGCctagtcgccaactgcgcttaCCTGTCCTTGGCTGATCCAAACTTTGATGCTGCTACTCAGGGGGTTGATCATCTGCCATTTGCTGACCTGAACATCGCCATTGGTGCAGCTGCCAAGATGGAGGGGGAACGCCAGCGACAACAATGCAGGACCAGCACACCCGGCCTCTATGATGCTGTCAGGAAGGTGGAGCAACAAAGGCCGTGTGCCAGTGCCAAGGAAGCCTATGAAGCTGCATCCACTGCAGCATTGCATCCCGACCCCGAAGCTCATGCAGTATTTCTCAGTTCAACCAAGGAGATGCTCAAGGGGCCtgccctcctcctgctgcaaACCGGAGATCAACTCACTTCAGAAAATGTGCAGTTCCTCGCTAGCTTATTTTCTTCCAGACAGAAGCCAACTCCTGAACAAATTGAAAAGAAGAACCCATATCCCGTGCTAGCTGGAAAGAGGCGTTCCGAGGCTCAACAAAGAAGAATCAAAACAAAGGTGAAAGCTGCATTGGGCAAACACTTGCTACAAGATGGG GAGCCCATGTACGAGCTTCATATTATCTGTGGCGCGAACGAAAATGTTGGTAGCCCGGAATACTGCGATGACCAGGATGTGGATGTCTATGATGATGATGCGTGCCGTGCCCCGTGCAAATTCTGTTACTCCCATGTAAATTTTTTGGTGACCCGGAAGGATTCTCCCGCAGGGAGTTATCcattacttttttttgctgaattcGATGATGACGAGGAGGGCAAATCCTTATGCTGCCGTGTGGATGTGCCAACTCCATTTGCAG GAGGAATTGGTAGAAATCAACGGATCACATGTATCGGTATcggatggagatggagatggggATACGCCAATTTTCCAAAATGCAGATATGTGGACACGTTTTTTGACCGTGTTTTGTCTGGACCAG AACATGTTCGGTGCCTGTACTGTGAGTCTGAAGGGACAAAGCTTGTGCATCCTGCATCAGGAAAATTTCATGGGAGAGAGGAGTTGTTCGAGGAGGCTATCTGTGAAGATCGTAATGATTGGCTTATCTGCGAGAACGAGTACGCTGTTCAACACATGTATGCAGTGGACGAGGATTTCATGTACATCGATATGAGGTGCATCAGTTAG
- the LOC100846296 gene encoding uncharacterized protein LOC100846296 encodes MSGKACCPVPLVMLLLALLSCVFLAHAAGASRRMLLPRDGADAVVLAGEAPLLGGDEEEMMMVARRVDLQTEDYPGSGANGRHDPRNPH; translated from the exons ATGTCTGGAAAGGCGTGCTGCCCGGTCCCGctggtgatgctgctgctggccttGCTCTCCTGCGTCTTCCTCGCTCACG CGGCCGGCGCCAGCCGCAGGATGCTGCTGCCAAGGGACGGTGCGGACGCCGTCGTTCTCGCGGGAGAAGCAccgctgctgggcggcgacgaggaggagatgatgatggtggcGAGGAGGGTGGACCTGCAGACGGAGGACTACCCGGGGTCAGGGGCCAACGGCCGTCACGATCCCAGGAACCCGCATTAA